The Pirellulaceae bacterium DNA segment ATGGTGAACTACGAAAGTACGTTCCGGGCTTATCCTTCGGCGGTTCCAAGCTGCACGGAAAATGCTTGGGTTTCGACCGGAACGCAAACGGGAAACATTTGTGCAGGTCCAAACTGGGCCGGCCAAATCCTGGGTCAAATTGAAGAAATCGAATTGGATCGTTGGTTGGTCAAGTGCATGGACCATCAGTGGCAGGCTGCTGATGACTGCGAGCATGAGCTGGGTCAAGTCGGTCGGTTTACGCCAGAGTTTATGGTTTGCCCCAGTGCTCCTCAGCCCATCAAACTGCACGAGTCCGGAGCGACAGCTTACGAAAAACTGTCCAAAGGTAACTATGCTGCGGCCCTCGGTGCAGGAACCTATTACCAATCGATCGATGGTAACCCGAAGGTTGATGATCGACTTGAAAATCGAGAGAAGTTGCTGCGAGGCGTGATCACCGTCAGCATGCTCCCAGGCTGGAAAAGAATTAAGCAGACGGAGCAAGATGAGTCGATCAAGGGTACTTGGAAGTATGGTCGCGGTAAGGGAACGAAGACTCGCAAGCTTAAAGATGGTGCTTCCAAAACCATCGTGATCAGTGAAGTTCTCACAATCGACGGTGGACGTCAGTTCTCCGACGACATCCGTGGTGTTTGGGTGGCCCCCTCCATGGGTGCCAGTACCTACAGTCACTTGACTGGACCGAACTCGATCAAGCCTGATGAAATTAACGGCTGTGTCCGCGAAAGGGATTTACCGCCGAATTCACCTTTGGTTTGTGTGAACAAACGACCTAGTCGTTCGCCTTCGGCTGCTGCAACCTTTGCGGCCGCTCGAAGTAAGCACAATGGTGGTGTTGTCGCAGGTCGTGCTGATGGTTCCGTTGGCTTCTACGCTGACGACATCCAGATTAACATCTGGCAGAACCTCGCGACGCGAGCTCGCGGTGACCGCACCAACGGTGAGGAATTTTAGGAAACGGCCATCTACTGGCCGGTTGTATCTCAATACCCGAGTGCCGTGTTTTTCGGCGCTCGGGAGTTTTTTTTTGAGGGGAAAGGGATGAAGACGGATTCAGGAAAATTCGGAATGCAGTGGTTGTTGGGCATTCTGGCCGTGAGCGCCTTAGGGATGGCAGT contains these protein-coding regions:
- a CDS encoding DUF1559 domain-containing protein; the protein is MKNPRKAFTLVELLVVIAIIAILVLLLLPAINAAREAARRAQCINKVKQIALAMVNYESTFRAYPSAVPSCTENAWVSTGTQTGNICAGPNWAGQILGQIEEIELDRWLVKCMDHQWQAADDCEHELGQVGRFTPEFMVCPSAPQPIKLHESGATAYEKLSKGNYAAALGAGTYYQSIDGNPKVDDRLENREKLLRGVITVSMLPGWKRIKQTEQDESIKGTWKYGRGKGTKTRKLKDGASKTIVISEVLTIDGGRQFSDDIRGVWVAPSMGASTYSHLTGPNSIKPDEINGCVRERDLPPNSPLVCVNKRPSRSPSAAATFAAARSKHNGGVVAGRADGSVGFYADDIQINIWQNLATRARGDRTNGEEF